TTAGTTCGGCAACAAACTTCACTCCCGAAAGCATTCACTCCAGCATCGAGATCGACCAACAAGCCCCCAATCCAGAGCTTTGTCGAGACTTTGGTGCCAGCGCGATCGTTACTAATATGCGGGTTTTTGTTACCTTAGACCCGTTTAACGTCTTTATAAGTCAACCTTCGATGCGTCCGGGTTGCGTACTGCGTCGCAACAACTGGTCAATTTTAGAGCGACAAAATTTGGTAACTTCTGAACAAGTACGCGATTGTAAAAACCGCATGAATACTTTCGGTTATACAGGTGCTTTAGAAAGCGATCCCAAAATTA
Above is a genomic segment from Oscillatoria salina IIICB1 containing:
- a CDS encoding DUF3172 domain-containing protein — its product is MAILGGIFILGIGIGIVFSSATNFTPESIHSSIEIDQQAPNPELCRDFGASAIVTNMRVFVTLDPFNVFISQPSMRPGCVLRRNNWSILERQNLVTSEQVRDCKNRMNTFGYTGALESDPKISCIYQNDAAGNLFLNTPGAPGARPESDSF